A portion of the Polaribacter cellanae genome contains these proteins:
- a CDS encoding TonB-dependent receptor plug domain-containing protein, with translation MFLNRLFCILFLSTTTFMFTQEKVVKKDSLKINTLNEVIVTATRTVRQLSSLPMPVTLISKKQIRKSGATRLKDILLEQTGINFVTNHSGFTGVQVQGLSAEYTMIMIDGVPLVGRRSGNLDLNRISVNNIKQIEIVKGPSSSLYGSEALGGVINIITEKPKKNTLKGNVSYFVRSGSQDELDINTNFLYRKEKFGVVAGINLNSSDGFDLTPETTYKTTKAYQNYTGNLKLTYDFSDQLKFLISQRYFYEEQAKNNVQSDWNSNVELHHQLNDTWNINYSFYATKFKTESKFNGKVSEFKQTLMRPEIRVTAKFSNSSLISGIGVNLDALDRTFFAKKETFNAKYIFAQYDFHPTERINTIVGTRFDSHNKYKSALSPKISSSYKINDWLKAKGSVGYGFKAPDFRQLFFNFNNNAGGYVVLGIKTLHELYGNVPSVQAISKDLKPENSIGYNFGFEIKPISNLKISINGFRNDIKDLINTVALKGGLPSLNPGTSVFYYENRDQVFTQGIELDLNYKISNNFRFIGGYQYLEAKDKEDISKIKSGNIFFRRTPSSPSEILKLSDYFGLSNRSKHTVNAKLFYQNLAHNFSANIRAIFRSKYALFDTNNSQGIVDVYDDFVAGNTQINVAVEKTFFNLMNVQFGIDNLFDEKGLINKETFKNNDAVLLLGRNFYTRIRFNL, from the coding sequence ATGTTTCTAAATAGACTTTTTTGTATTCTTTTTTTAAGTACAACTACTTTTATGTTTACTCAAGAAAAAGTGGTAAAAAAAGATTCTCTTAAAATAAATACTTTAAATGAAGTAATTGTAACTGCAACAAGAACAGTTAGGCAATTATCTTCTTTACCAATGCCAGTTACTTTAATTTCTAAAAAACAGATTCGAAAATCTGGTGCAACAAGATTAAAAGATATATTATTAGAGCAAACAGGTATTAATTTTGTAACAAACCATAGTGGCTTTACAGGAGTACAAGTGCAAGGTTTATCTGCAGAATACACTATGATTATGATTGATGGAGTTCCACTTGTAGGTAGAAGATCTGGAAACTTAGACCTAAATAGAATTAGTGTAAATAACATAAAACAAATAGAGATTGTAAAGGGACCATCTTCTTCTTTATATGGTTCTGAAGCGTTAGGTGGTGTTATAAATATTATCACAGAAAAGCCAAAAAAGAATACTTTAAAAGGTAATGTTAGCTATTTTGTAAGATCTGGTTCACAAGACGAATTAGATATAAACACCAACTTTTTATATAGAAAAGAGAAGTTTGGAGTTGTTGCTGGCATCAACTTAAATTCGAGTGATGGTTTTGATTTGACCCCAGAAACCACCTATAAAACAACAAAAGCTTACCAAAATTATACTGGAAACTTAAAACTGACGTATGATTTTTCTGATCAATTAAAATTTTTGATTTCTCAAAGATATTTTTACGAAGAACAGGCTAAAAATAACGTACAAAGTGATTGGAATTCGAATGTAGAATTACATCACCAATTAAATGATACTTGGAATATTAATTATTCTTTTTATGCAACTAAATTTAAAACGGAAAGCAAATTTAATGGAAAAGTGTCTGAATTTAAGCAAACTTTAATGCGTCCAGAAATTAGAGTAACCGCGAAGTTTAGCAACAGTTCTTTAATCAGTGGAATTGGAGTTAATCTTGATGCTTTAGACAGAACTTTTTTCGCTAAAAAGGAAACTTTTAACGCCAAATATATTTTTGCTCAATACGATTTTCATCCAACAGAAAGAATAAATACGATTGTTGGTACACGTTTCGACAGCCATAATAAATACAAATCTGCTTTAAGTCCTAAAATTTCATCTAGCTATAAAATTAACGATTGGTTAAAAGCAAAAGGTTCTGTGGGTTATGGCTTTAAAGCGCCAGATTTTAGACAACTTTTTTTCAATTTTAATAATAACGCTGGTGGTTATGTAGTTTTAGGAATAAAAACCTTGCACGAATTATATGGAAATGTACCCAGTGTACAAGCTATTTCTAAAGATTTAAAGCCAGAAAATTCGATTGGTTACAATTTTGGTTTTGAAATAAAACCAATTTCTAACTTAAAAATATCTATAAACGGATTTAGAAATGATATTAAAGATTTAATAAATACGGTTGCTTTAAAAGGAGGTTTACCAAGTTTAAATCCAGGCACTTCTGTTTTTTATTACGAAAACAGAGACCAAGTTTTTACACAAGGAATTGAGTTGGATTTGAACTATAAAATTTCAAATAATTTTAGATTTATTGGTGGTTATCAATATTTAGAAGCCAAAGACAAAGAAGACATTAGTAAAATTAAATCTGGCAATATTTTCTTTCGAAGAACCCCTTCATCTCCTTCCGAAATTTTAAAATTGTCAGATTATTTTGGCTTATCTAACCGATCTAAACATACTGTAAATGCAAAACTTTTTTATCAAAATTTAGCACACAATTTTTCTGCAAACATAAGAGCCATTTTTAGAAGTAAATACGCGCTTTTTGACACCAATAATAGTCAAGGTATTGTGGATGTTTATGATGATTTTGTTGCAGGAAATACACAAATAAATGTAGCCGTAGAAAAAACTTTTTTTAATTTAATGAATGTACAATTTGGTATAGATAATTTATTTGATGAAAAAGGTTTAATAAACAAAGAAACTTTTAAAAATAATGATGCAGTCTTATTATTAGGAAGAAATTTTTACACACGCATACGATTCAATTTGTAG
- a CDS encoding HmuY family protein, with protein sequence MRNLKSILVLAFFAIIATSCSKNEEPTVEPVVSKKATNIYAPATSDRSVNPPVESGKFTKFSFKTGTVVTDNSWDIAFRATTILVNGGKKIGLVDEPERTGDGALALETSTFGSILEAPTNNNFKQDAPGAYALLTGSNNGWYSYSGPPTHTISPIAGKVLVIKTNDGHYAKVEILSYYKDSDSSKPANARYYTFNYVYNPNKGDKSLQ encoded by the coding sequence ATGAGAAATTTAAAATCAATTTTAGTGCTGGCTTTTTTTGCCATAATCGCTACATCTTGTAGTAAAAATGAAGAACCAACTGTAGAACCAGTAGTTTCTAAAAAAGCAACAAACATCTATGCTCCTGCAACTTCAGATAGAAGTGTAAATCCTCCTGTAGAATCTGGAAAATTCACTAAATTTAGCTTTAAAACAGGCACAGTTGTTACAGATAATAGCTGGGATATTGCTTTTAGAGCAACTACTATTTTAGTAAATGGTGGTAAAAAAATAGGTTTAGTAGATGAACCAGAAAGAACTGGAGATGGAGCATTAGCTTTAGAAACTAGTACTTTTGGCAGCATATTAGAAGCACCAACTAACAATAACTTTAAGCAAGATGCACCTGGTGCTTATGCCTTATTAACTGGTAGTAATAATGGCTGGTATTCTTACTCAGGACCACCAACACACACAATTAGTCCTATTGCAGGAAAAGTGCTTGTTATAAAAACAAATGATGGACATTATGCAAAAGTAGAAATCTTAAGCTATTATAAAGACAGTGATTCTTCAAAGCCTGCAAATGCGAGATATTACACTTTTAACTACGTATACAACCCAAATAAAGGAGATAAGAGTTTACAGTAA
- a CDS encoding M28 family peptidase → MKKITFLLMLFTTIAFAQTNAKIYDIINNVSESRIKTTVKTLTEFGTRNTFSDTISNTRGIGAARRWIKSEFETISKNCNNCIDVFYQKDFVTKKGNSRVPHDAWIVNVVAIQKGTKYPNKYIIMSGDIDSRASNTMDFTTNAPGANDNASGMAGTIEAARVLSKYKFENSIIYVGLSGEEQGLFGGAGLAKYAKEKGWDIIGILNNDMIGNIEGVDGVIDNRSFRIFSEPVPANETEKQRKMRRFYGGEVDGISRQLARYIHKTTKTYMPEMNPMLIYRLDRFGRGGHHRPFNDLGFAGIRIMEAHENYTQQHQDIRTENGIKYGDTFEHVNFGYAKKLTAVNAINLASLAWAPPSPTTVEIGGIVEASAKLKWNKVEGAKGYKIYWRDTTSPTWNYSRYVESTEFTLEGIVIDNFFFGVASVGENGYESVVVFPNKIWR, encoded by the coding sequence ATGAAAAAAATAACTTTTCTGCTCATGCTTTTCACAACAATTGCATTTGCACAAACAAATGCTAAAATTTACGATATTATAAATAACGTTTCTGAAAGTAGAATAAAAACAACTGTTAAAACCTTAACAGAGTTTGGAACAAGAAACACATTTTCAGATACTATTTCTAACACACGTGGAATTGGCGCCGCAAGACGTTGGATAAAATCGGAATTTGAAACTATTTCTAAAAACTGCAATAATTGTATTGATGTTTTTTATCAGAAAGATTTTGTAACTAAAAAAGGAAATAGCAGAGTGCCACATGATGCATGGATTGTAAATGTTGTGGCAATCCAAAAAGGGACAAAATACCCAAACAAATATATAATTATGAGCGGAGATATCGATTCTCGCGCAAGTAATACGATGGATTTTACAACAAATGCACCAGGAGCTAACGACAATGCTTCAGGCATGGCAGGAACCATTGAAGCAGCAAGAGTTTTATCTAAATATAAATTTGAAAATAGCATTATTTACGTAGGTTTATCTGGAGAAGAACAAGGTCTCTTTGGAGGTGCAGGTTTGGCAAAATATGCTAAAGAAAAAGGTTGGGATATTATCGGAATTTTAAATAATGATATGATTGGAAATATTGAAGGTGTAGATGGCGTAATTGACAATAGAAGTTTTAGAATTTTTTCTGAACCAGTACCAGCAAACGAAACTGAAAAACAACGTAAAATGCGCCGTTTTTATGGAGGTGAAGTTGATGGAATTTCAAGACAATTGGCAAGATATATTCATAAAACCACAAAAACATATATGCCAGAAATGAACCCGATGCTAATTTATAGATTGGACAGATTTGGTAGAGGAGGACATCATAGACCTTTTAACGATTTAGGTTTTGCAGGAATTAGAATAATGGAAGCCCATGAAAATTACACGCAACAACACCAGGATATTAGAACCGAAAACGGCATTAAATACGGAGATACTTTCGAACATGTAAATTTTGGATATGCTAAAAAATTAACTGCGGTAAATGCAATTAATTTGGCAAGTTTGGCTTGGGCGCCTCCAAGTCCAACCACAGTAGAAATTGGTGGAATTGTAGAAGCATCTGCCAAATTAAAATGGAATAAAGTAGAAGGCGCAAAAGGCTATAAAATTTACTGGAGAGATACAACTTCGCCAACCTGGAATTATAGCAGATATGTGGAGTCTACAGAATTTACTTTAGAAGGAATTGTAATTGATAATTTCTTTTTTGGAGTAGCTTCAGTTGGCGAAAATGGGTATGAAAGTGTGGTGGTTTTTCCAAATAAAATTTGGAGATAA
- a CDS encoding DUF6249 domain-containing protein — translation MGPEIVFIFLFAVIFGVFYLYFSTRNKERLALIEKGADASIFITARNRKAAPFWKVLILNLGLLAMGIGVGVLLGALLSYNFGYTGGYQNRPSNYIQTETFYLASIFLCAGASLLIGFNITKNLDKE, via the coding sequence ATGGGACCAGAAATAGTATTTATATTTTTATTTGCGGTAATCTTTGGAGTATTCTATTTGTATTTTTCAACAAGAAATAAAGAACGTTTGGCATTAATAGAAAAAGGAGCAGATGCTTCTATTTTTATAACGGCTCGAAACAGAAAAGCAGCGCCTTTTTGGAAAGTTTTAATATTAAACTTAGGTTTATTGGCAATGGGAATTGGTGTGGGTGTTTTATTGGGAGCACTTTTAAGTTATAATTTCGGTTATACTGGAGGTTACCAAAATAGACCAAGTAATTATATACAAACCGAAACTTTTTACTTAGCATCTATTTTTTTATGTGCAGGAGCCTCTTTGTTAATAGGTTTTAACATCACTAAAAATTTAGACAAAGAATAA
- a CDS encoding RNA polymerase sigma factor, with the protein MTNNDQLIINKVLKGNTNAFSELIDTYKDLVFSLAIKMTKNREEAEEISQDTFIKAYKNLSKFKGDSKFSTWLYRITYHTCLDALKKNKKHSNSFEFNEITLHQIQTTDNALQALERKERAKIMDKCLLQLPEDERSILWLFYYKELSLKEIIEVTSLSEANIKVKLHRGRKKLLTIVKDTFEPENIAHYGKK; encoded by the coding sequence ATGACTAACAACGACCAACTAATTATTAACAAAGTTCTAAAAGGAAATACAAACGCCTTTTCAGAATTAATAGACACCTACAAGGATTTGGTGTTTTCGTTGGCAATAAAAATGACTAAAAACAGAGAAGAAGCAGAAGAAATAAGTCAAGATACATTTATAAAAGCATATAAAAATTTGAGTAAATTTAAAGGAGACTCTAAATTTTCTACTTGGTTATACAGAATTACATACCATACGTGTTTAGATGCTCTTAAGAAAAATAAAAAGCATTCCAATTCGTTTGAGTTTAATGAGATTACTTTACATCAAATACAAACAACAGATAATGCTTTGCAAGCTTTAGAAAGAAAAGAACGTGCAAAAATAATGGACAAATGTTTATTACAATTACCTGAAGACGAGCGTTCTATTTTATGGTTATTTTATTACAAAGAATTAAGTTTGAAAGAAATTATTGAAGTAACTTCGTTGTCGGAAGCAAATATAAAAGTGAAATTACACAGAGGTAGAAAGAAATTATTAACGATTGTTAAAGACACTTTCGAACCAGAAAATATAGCACATTATGGAAAAAAATAA
- a CDS encoding DUF2914 domain-containing protein: MDNKLLKYKDSKFGLFLIRRKKYAPLLFFIAGFTWDSLTLGRIDRLYDNVILCTYMTLLTISIYFYNLVDSEKWKNKFIQLYGKYLPLAVQFFLGGLSSAYVIYFSRSVSISKTASFFLILIFLLIANELFKKRISNRYLQFCAYFFVNFTFLSFFVPVILKEMNTNIFIISGILSLASTLLLIVLVYRSSASTRIEIVKWKMLGMILAIYILINTFYYFRLIPPVPLALDKGLVAHSIAKKNGKYIVTYEVDDWYIFWRDHKVDFYRKSNQKVYVFTSIFAPTDLKKKIYHVWKWYNPKTEKWKTLDKIGFEIVGGRDSGYRGYSYKSNLINGEWKVDVITEEGLVLGVVDFNININKPNLKPHIITREF, translated from the coding sequence AGTAAGTTTGGTCTTTTTTTAATAAGACGAAAAAAATATGCGCCTCTTTTATTTTTTATTGCCGGTTTTACTTGGGATTCTCTCACCTTAGGAAGAATTGATAGGTTGTATGATAATGTTATTTTATGTACGTATATGACATTGCTTACCATAAGTATCTACTTTTATAATTTAGTAGACAGTGAGAAATGGAAAAATAAATTTATACAACTTTATGGAAAATATTTGCCTTTGGCGGTTCAGTTTTTTTTAGGAGGGTTATCGAGTGCGTACGTTATTTATTTTTCGAGAAGTGTTTCAATATCTAAAACGGCTTCTTTCTTTTTAATTTTAATCTTTCTTTTAATTGCAAACGAACTTTTTAAGAAAAGAATTTCAAATAGATATTTGCAATTTTGTGCTTATTTTTTCGTCAATTTTACTTTTTTAAGCTTTTTTGTTCCTGTAATTTTAAAGGAAATGAATACCAACATTTTTATAATTTCAGGAATTTTAAGTTTGGCATCTACTTTACTTTTAATTGTTTTGGTGTACAGAAGCAGTGCCTCTACAAGAATAGAAATTGTAAAATGGAAGATGTTGGGAATGATTTTAGCGATATATATATTAATTAATACATTTTATTATTTTAGGTTAATTCCTCCAGTTCCATTGGCTTTAGATAAAGGTTTGGTGGCACACAGTATTGCTAAGAAAAATGGTAAATATATTGTAACGTATGAAGTGGACGATTGGTACATTTTTTGGCGAGATCATAAGGTAGATTTTTATAGAAAATCAAACCAAAAAGTATATGTTTTTACTTCCATTTTTGCTCCTACAGATTTAAAGAAAAAGATTTACCATGTTTGGAAATGGTACAATCCAAAAACCGAAAAATGGAAGACTTTAGATAAAATTGGTTTCGAGATTGTTGGCGGAAGAGATAGTGGTTATAGAGGTTATAGCTATAAGAGTAACCTAATAAATGGCGAATGGAAAGTAGATGTAATAACCGAGGAAGGTTTGGTTTTGGGAGTTGTAGATTTTAATATAAATATTAACAAACCTAATTTAAAACCGCACATAATTACGAGAGAATTTTAA